Within Sphingobium sp. SCG-1, the genomic segment TGAAGCGCGTCCATGTCGCGCCAGCCCTCCATCGCCATCAGCACGCCTTTTTCTGCGTCCTCGACGCCCATGTGATAGAATGTGCAGCCGTCCTCAGAACGGGAGGGTTCGCACAGTTGCTGAAGGCGCGCGAACAGGTCCGGTAAAGTGGCGGGGTCGGTAAATATCTGTCCAGTCACTACAATCATGTTGGCGTCCCTCTTTGTCGTGAAAAAAGCTGTCTGAACGGGTGCCATCAGGTCTGATGGATAATAGTGAACGCCCGGCTTTGGAGAAGCCACTGGCCATCCTGCTTCACGAGCTTGTCGTCATAGCAGGCGCGGGCACGCTTATCCTTTGACGTGCCGGGTTCCTCGTAAACTTCGGAGAAGTAGGCGCGGGCTGTCGCGGTTTCGCCACTGACCTGGATCATGCCCGGCGTCATGATGAAGCTGAGCTTCGGGTAATGCGGCATTGCCCCGCGCCACAAATCCACCACCGCCTTCTTGCCAGACACGACCCCGAGTTCAGGATAATGCGAAAGATCCCAGTGACAATCCTCGACCCAAAGCGAAGCCCACAGCGCTTCATCCGAGCGGTTGACGGCATCGGCGTAGGTTTCAAGAACTTCGCGAATGGCGATCCGATCCTCCAGGGGACCAGTGTAGTTGGCAGTCATGCCCGCTCTCCGATGCTGCTTTGTTCGTATGGATTAAGCTAAGCGTAGTCCGGGTCTTACAAACCTGCGACAAGCAAGAGGTCAGCGATATTCATCGCGCAGGATGCGGCGGAGGATCTTGCCCGATGGATTGCGCGGAAGCGTGTCGCGAAAGGCTATCGTCTTAGGCGCCTTATAGGCGGCGATCCGTTCGCGGGACCATGCAATAAGCGCGGCGGGATCGGGCTGCCGACCTTCTACAGGGACGACGATGGCCTTCACCGCTTCCCCCCATTTGGGATCAGGTATGCCGATGACGGCTACGTCTGCGACATCAGGATGGCTATACAAGGAATTCTCGACTTCGGCCGGATAGACGTTTTCGCCGCCGGTTATAATCATGTCCTTGATCCGGTCGGCGAGGTAAAGATAGCCGTCTTCATCCATATAGCCTGCGTCGCCGGTGCGCAGCCATCCCCCTTCGTCCAGAGTTTCCGCCGTGGCCTCGGGCCGACCGAAATACCCGATCATATTTGCAGACGAGCGCGTGACGATCTCTCCGACCTGTCCGCGTGGACGTTCCTGTCCATCTTCGCCCCATATCTGGATTTCAACGCCGGGCAAGGGAACGCCGATGCTGCGCATACGTGCATTGCCGTCCGGATGATGATCCTCGGGCGGCAGTCCGGCGATGGTGCCGGCGGTCTCCGTCATGCCGTACATCTGCGCGAAGCCGCAGCCGAAGACGGAGAGCGCCTGCCGCATCAAATCGAGCGGGATAGCCGAGCCGCCATAGCAGATATATCGCAGGAAGCCGAAATCAGCAGTCGCCGCATCGGGATGATCGCACACGATCTTCATGGCAGTCGGCACCATCATGATCTTCGTAATGCGGTAGCGCACAAGAAGATCGAGCACCTGATGCGGATCGAATTCGCGGACGACGATGCCCTTACCGCCATGCTGGAGCGACCAGAGGCCCCAGCCCGATCCACTGATGTGGAAAATGGGCATCGCAATCAAGGCGACATCGTCGGCGGTCCATCGGTTCCATAGAGGAACTTGATCGAGCGGCGTGTCTTGCCGAAGCGCCAGCAGACTACGGTTGCTCAGCAACGCGCCTTTTGGATTGCCTGTAGTGCCCGAGGTATAAAGTTGCAGCACGGCGTCGTCGTAGGCTGCGTCGCGCATCGGATCAGCTATCGACTGGCGGTCCCGCCACTGTGCGAAGTCCTGCGCGGTTAGGACAGTATTGCGCCCGTTCGAGCTTGCATCGATTTCGAATTCCGGATCCACAAGGATCAACCCTGGCCGGCTATCCTCTAGTATGTAGGCGACTTCCGGAGCGGCAAGCCGCCAGTTGATCGGCACCAGCACCAATCCTGCCTTGGCCGCACCTATCCAATACTCGAAATAGCGATCACTATTTTTGCCAAGATACGCGATCCGATCGCCGGGCTTCAACCCCGATGCGATCAGGCCGTTGGCGACCTGACTGGCATGACGGTCGAGTTGGCCGAAGCTGGTTTCCCGCCCCTCAAAAACCAGGGCTACGGCATCGGGCATATCCGCGGCATGGGCACGCACAAGGTCCGCGAGACGTTGCTTTGCCATAGCGTTCTGCCTCTCCCCGCATTCTGTTTAGCGCCGAAGAGCCTCTATGCCATGCTGAACTTCATGCGACACTGATGGAAACGTCAGTGAACCCGCGCAGCCTTTTCAGTAAGACAGATAGCATCATAGTTCAGGAGCAGGCGATGGATTTGGAATTGAAGGGCCGTAAGGCGATTCTCGCCGGAGCCAATGCCAGCATCGGCCGCCGCGTCGCCAATATATTGGCTCAAGAAGGTTGCGACATCGCGCTGTGCGGCCGCACAGAGTCGAAGGTCGATGCTGTCACGCAGGAGCTAAGTGCGCTGGGGGTCAAAGCTATCGGTGAAGCCGTGGACGTGACGGATGCGGAGGCCTTTCCCGCATGGGTCGCAAGCGCGGCGGATCAATTGGGCGGATGCGACATCTTCATTTCATTCGTGTCCGTTAATCCGGGCGTTGACACAGCCGAAGCATGGACGACCGTGCTGAACGGCGACATATTGCCGCTGGTGCGCGGCATTCAGGCGGCCCTACCCGCGCTTGAACGATCCGATGCAGGTTCGATCGTCACGATTTCGTCGACCGGCGCAGTCGAAGAATTCATGGGACCACAGCCCTACAACGCGTTAAAAGCGGCGATCATGAATTACAGCGCCGCGCTCGCGCAAAAATATGCGCCCCAAGGCTTACGTGTGAACACGGTAACGCCCGGCCCGATCTACACCGATGATGGCCCGTGGGCCTACATCAAGAAGAACATGACCGAGTTTCATGACTCCATCCTACAGCAGATCCCTATGGGCCGCATGGGCAGTGGTGAGGAATTGGCGAAGGCCATCGCTTTCATCGCGTCGCCCGCATGCCGCTACATGACGGGCGCCAACGTGGTGATCGACGGCGGCATGACCAAGCGCGTTCAATTCTGACGGGAGAACAGGCGATGTCGGAAGCAGAGGCGGTGGACAAAGCTGGACGCATCGATTGCGTTCTGATCGCGGGCGGGCTGTATCATGACATCGACTTTGCGCGGTTGGAACTGCTGAAGCTGCTTGCCGAAGATGAGCGTGTACGCACTCGCGTGTTTGAGGACTATAGCAACATCGACGCGATCAAGGCGGCAGACTTGCTTATCACCTACACCTGCGATGTCGTGCCTTCGCTGGAGGCGCAGGAAGCGTTGCGTGATTATGTGCAGAGTGGCGGGCGATGGTATGCGTTGCATGGCACGAATTCAGTGCTTCGTCTGTTCGAGAACGGCCTGTACGGCAGCCCACGCTGGGCACCGTTGTTCATGGACACGCTGGGCACACAGTTCATCGCACATCCGCCGATTGCGCCATACACCGTAACTGTCTTGGATGCCGATCATCCATTAACACAAGGCATTGAACCATTCGAGACCACTGACGAACTCTACCTGATGGAGCGCCACGGCGAGTTGCATGTGCTGCTCGAAACCGAATTTGCCGGCGAAGCGACGGGCTTCGACGAGCATGAATGGGCGCACGACAAGCATCCTGTCCTCTACATCAAGCCGCAGGGCAAAGGCGCCGTGCTTTACAACACTCTGGGTCACTGCCGGGGGCATTACGACATGCAGCCTGATCTTAATTATTGGCCCACCGTCGACCGTTGTGCCTGGGATCTTCCGGTATTCTACGACCTGCTGCGGCGCGGTATAGCCTGGGCCAAGGATACCTGACCGTCAGCTAAGCGGCTTGACCGGCAAATGCTCCATGCCGGGTGCTTCATCAGGCACTGCAACTTCGATCCAGCCCTCGTCATCCTCGCGCCAAGGGTAGAGCTTCAGCGGCTTGTAGCCTGCGCCGCCAAGACACTCGCCAGTGTCGAGCTTGAACCGCGCGCCATGTAACGGGCACATGACCGCGCCGCGGCGCACCCGGCCATCCGGCGCAAGCTGGGACGCGGCATGTGTGCAGCGATTGATAAGCGCGTGGATTGCGCCCTCTTCGCGGCAAAGAAGCACTGGCCAGCCATTCACCACGAAAGGCAGCATCGCCCGCTCCTCAATCTCATCGCCCTTGATTACGCGATGGAAAGTCTCTGTCATCGTCTCCGCCTCGTTCTTCTGCCCCAAGCTTCTGCCTTGTGCCGATGTGGCTTGGCCGTCGGTTCGCAGCAATTGATGCTTTTCATAGCTGCGCCTGCCGAACTCTCCACGCACAGTCGGTTCAACATCTGACTGAGAGGATAGCTGCGTCATGGCTGAAGGAAACCGATACTGGCGGCTGGACAGCTATCCGGACGGCCAGGATTTCGCCAGTGCAATTCACCTGTATGACGGGCCTCTGCCCGAAATAGACGAACGCGAATTGCTCGTGAAGAACCTGTGGTTTTCTCTCGATGCCGGCACGCGCATGTGGTTCACGTCCCGCACCGACAGCTATATGCCGCCGCTCCCGCTAGGTAGCCCGATCATGGGCTTCGTGCTTGGCCGCGTAGTCCAGTCGCGACATCCCGGCTTTGCCGAAGGAGCGGTGGTACGTGCCTATGGGCAGTGGGCAGACTATTCAAGGCTGGCGCCGGACGCGGGCAATCTCTGGCAGGTTGCCCATATTGCCGACATGCGGCAACATTTCGCGATATTAGGGCCGAATGGATGGACCGCCTATGTTGGCCTCAACGAATACGGCAGGGTGAGACCCGGTGAGACAGTACTCGTGTCGGCAGCAGCAGGAGCGACTGGCCTGCTGGCAGCGCAGTTCGCACTGGCGACAGGATGCCGCGTTATTGGGATTGCAGGCGGCGAAACGAAGTGCGCACGCCTTATCAAAGAATTTGGGCTTACCGCCAGCATCGATTACAAGCGCGGCGATGTGGACGGGCAATTGAAGCAGGCCGCGCCCGACGGGATCGACTGCTATTTCGATTGTGTAGGCGGTACACTGCTCGATATCGTGCTGCCACACATGGCCATGAATGGGCGCATAGCGATTTGCGGCCTGATCTCGACCTACGATCAAAAAGAACGTGTCGGACCAAAAAATTTCGACTTGATCCTGATGAAGCGGCTGACAGTGGCCGGGTTCTTCTCACCGGATTTTTATCATCGGGGCGAAGAGATCAATCGGCTGACAGGGCCGTGGCTGGAGAACGGGCGCGTTAAGATGGCGTTCGATGTGACGCAGGGCCTGGAGAACACGCTGGTCGCCTATGCCAAGATGTTCACAGGCGGCAATTTCGGCAAAACGATGGTGAAACTCACCGAATGAAGCACCAGCCTTATCAATGCCGCGTCAAAGCAACGTAGCGCTGCAATTCCCAGTCACTGTCGCCAAGCAGAGATGAGAGCAGCAACACGCGCTTGAACGCCTGCCCGATCATCAGTTCCTCTGTAGTGCCGATGCCACCGTGGAGTTGCACCGCATCCTCCGCCAACAGCAGCGCGTGCTGCGAGATATAGGCTTTAGCACCGCTGACACTAGCGCCGCGATCCTGGCGATTGCCGTGTTGCGCGGCGGCTCGGTACACCTGTCCTCTGCTGAGTTCGAGGCGGCTATAGTGATCGGCCATGCGGTGCTGCACTGCCTGAAACGATCCGATGGCCTGACCAAACTGATTGCGGGTCTTCAGGTAATCGAGCGTCGAATCGAATATCATGCTCATCAGCCCCATCAGTTCGCCGCAAATGCCGAGCCTGGCTTCATCGAGCGCAGCCTCCAACGCCGCTTGCCCGTCGGGCAACCGCTCTGCCGGGGCTCGGCTGAGATCGAGATCACTGGCAACGGAGCCGTCAACGACGCGATAGTCGCGACGTCGCACGCCCGGCGCATCCGCCGCGATCTTGAATATGCCGATAGCACCGGTGGTTTCGCGTGCCACTACCAGGAAGTCGTCCGCAAACGGACCGCCCAGCACCATTTGCTTCGTTCCGGACACGACCGTTCCAGCGCTGTCTTCTGTCGCCATAGTCGCCACTTTTTCAAGGCCGTAGCGGGCATCGCGTTCAGAATAGGCCAGAGCAGCGAAGGTCTTGCCTGCGGTAATCGCGGGTAGCAACTCGGCTTGCTGTTCCGGGCTGCCAGCACGTTCGATCAGGCCGCCCGCCATGACGATAACTGGAAGGATCGGCTCGACCGCCACCGAGCGGCCAAGCGCTTCCATCACCGTGATGAGCTCCACTGCCCCACCCCCAAACCCACCCAGTTCCTGCGCGAAGGGGAAGGCCAGCAGCCCTGTCTCGGCGATCGTCGCCCAACCTTCGGCGCTAAAGCCGCGCGGATCACGCAAATAACCTAGCCGCTTTACAGGGTCATACCGATCAGCAGCGAACCGCAGTACGAGATCGCGTAACATGACCTGTTCTTCATTGAGATCGAAATTCAAGGCGTCATTCCTGTTACTGCCCACTTAAACGTCGGAGCCGCAAAATACTGCGGGCGGTCCGATGCCGCCGCCAACGCGTACTAAGCACTCTCCACGTTCGGACTTCGCCTGCATTTTTCGATAGTTTCAAAGAACGGCGCGGCGCTAACCTATGTGTAGTCATAGGTTTCATGAGCCTTGCTGCACGTCATGCGCAGGTATACCATCTCGACCATGGAGAGATCAGGTGACAGCTTTGCCACCTGCACAGTTGATGCCGAGCAGCCGAAAGATGGCGCGGGCATTGGGACGGGCAGGTATGTTCCAACCGCTATAGCCACGGCGGCTGACATTCGCCCCGCGGCCGAGGCTCTGCGGGATATCGCGCGAGAGCTTGGCAGCTTTCGCGTGGCAGCATGTGCCAACATCGCTTCCAAGCTATCGATGTGCGATGAGGCGGGCGAGGTTCTGGCCTCCACCGTTTTCGGATGGCCTGCATCGAAAGAGCAATGGTGGAGGAAGCCGTTGCTGGCGCTCAGTTCGCCATTACCCTTTGCGTGCCGGTACGAAAGCGAACCCTTCTGGATCAATGCGCTCGGCATCCATACGCGTGCGCCCAATCCCCTGCTGGACCAGATCGACTTGTCTCACTTCAGCGATGAAGTGAATGCTTCTGCGGCAATCGTCGTGCCTGTCCACCTGCCTTTCGGCCAGATCGGCGCCGTCAGCTTTACGCCGCTCGATGGCAATCGCGAGGATTTGTCACGCGAATTCGTCTTGTATTCGGACCAGCTTGAATATCACGCCCGACGGTTCATCAGCGGCTACTCCCGTGTAACTATGCAGCGCCCATGGATTCCGCGAAATTGCCGTTTGTCCAAGCGGGAAGTGGAATGCCTTCGCTGGGCTGCCGTCGGCAAAACCGAC encodes:
- a CDS encoding putative quinol monooxygenase produces the protein MIVVTGQIFTDPATLPDLFARLQQLCEPSRSEDGCTFYHMGVEDAEKGVLMAMEGWRDMDALQTHLAQPAIAKLLADFDGKFSNKVSIHEVSSTQPM
- a CDS encoding nuclear transport factor 2 family protein, whose product is MTANYTGPLEDRIAIREVLETYADAVNRSDEALWASLWVEDCHWDLSHYPELGVVSGKKAVVDLWRGAMPHYPKLSFIMTPGMIQVSGETATARAYFSEVYEEPGTSKDKRARACYDDKLVKQDGQWLLQSRAFTIIHQT
- a CDS encoding fatty acid--CoA ligase, producing the protein MAKQRLADLVRAHAADMPDAVALVFEGRETSFGQLDRHASQVANGLIASGLKPGDRIAYLGKNSDRYFEYWIGAAKAGLVLVPINWRLAAPEVAYILEDSRPGLILVDPEFEIDASSNGRNTVLTAQDFAQWRDRQSIADPMRDAAYDDAVLQLYTSGTTGNPKGALLSNRSLLALRQDTPLDQVPLWNRWTADDVALIAMPIFHISGSGWGLWSLQHGGKGIVVREFDPHQVLDLLVRYRITKIMMVPTAMKIVCDHPDAATADFGFLRYICYGGSAIPLDLMRQALSVFGCGFAQMYGMTETAGTIAGLPPEDHHPDGNARMRSIGVPLPGVEIQIWGEDGQERPRGQVGEIVTRSSANMIGYFGRPEATAETLDEGGWLRTGDAGYMDEDGYLYLADRIKDMIITGGENVYPAEVENSLYSHPDVADVAVIGIPDPKWGEAVKAIVVPVEGRQPDPAALIAWSRERIAAYKAPKTIAFRDTLPRNPSGKILRRILRDEYR
- a CDS encoding SDR family NAD(P)-dependent oxidoreductase, with product MDLELKGRKAILAGANASIGRRVANILAQEGCDIALCGRTESKVDAVTQELSALGVKAIGEAVDVTDAEAFPAWVASAADQLGGCDIFISFVSVNPGVDTAEAWTTVLNGDILPLVRGIQAALPALERSDAGSIVTISSTGAVEEFMGPQPYNALKAAIMNYSAALAQKYAPQGLRVNTVTPGPIYTDDGPWAYIKKNMTEFHDSILQQIPMGRMGSGEELAKAIAFIASPACRYMTGANVVIDGGMTKRVQF
- a CDS encoding ThuA domain-containing protein — translated: MSEAEAVDKAGRIDCVLIAGGLYHDIDFARLELLKLLAEDERVRTRVFEDYSNIDAIKAADLLITYTCDVVPSLEAQEALRDYVQSGGRWYALHGTNSVLRLFENGLYGSPRWAPLFMDTLGTQFIAHPPIAPYTVTVLDADHPLTQGIEPFETTDELYLMERHGELHVLLETEFAGEATGFDEHEWAHDKHPVLYIKPQGKGAVLYNTLGHCRGHYDMQPDLNYWPTVDRCAWDLPVFYDLLRRGIAWAKDT
- a CDS encoding Rieske (2Fe-2S) protein; translation: MTETFHRVIKGDEIEERAMLPFVVNGWPVLLCREEGAIHALINRCTHAASQLAPDGRVRRGAVMCPLHGARFKLDTGECLGGAGYKPLKLYPWREDDEGWIEVAVPDEAPGMEHLPVKPLS
- a CDS encoding NADP-dependent oxidoreductase produces the protein MAEGNRYWRLDSYPDGQDFASAIHLYDGPLPEIDERELLVKNLWFSLDAGTRMWFTSRTDSYMPPLPLGSPIMGFVLGRVVQSRHPGFAEGAVVRAYGQWADYSRLAPDAGNLWQVAHIADMRQHFAILGPNGWTAYVGLNEYGRVRPGETVLVSAAAGATGLLAAQFALATGCRVIGIAGGETKCARLIKEFGLTASIDYKRGDVDGQLKQAAPDGIDCYFDCVGGTLLDIVLPHMAMNGRIAICGLISTYDQKERVGPKNFDLILMKRLTVAGFFSPDFYHRGEEINRLTGPWLENGRVKMAFDVTQGLENTLVAYAKMFTGGNFGKTMVKLTE
- a CDS encoding acyl-CoA dehydrogenase family protein translates to MNFDLNEEQVMLRDLVLRFAADRYDPVKRLGYLRDPRGFSAEGWATIAETGLLAFPFAQELGGFGGGAVELITVMEALGRSVAVEPILPVIVMAGGLIERAGSPEQQAELLPAITAGKTFAALAYSERDARYGLEKVATMATEDSAGTVVSGTKQMVLGGPFADDFLVVARETTGAIGIFKIAADAPGVRRRDYRVVDGSVASDLDLSRAPAERLPDGQAALEAALDEARLGICGELMGLMSMIFDSTLDYLKTRNQFGQAIGSFQAVQHRMADHYSRLELSRGQVYRAAAQHGNRQDRGASVSGAKAYISQHALLLAEDAVQLHGGIGTTEELMIGQAFKRVLLLSSLLGDSDWELQRYVALTRH
- a CDS encoding helix-turn-helix transcriptional regulator, giving the protein MRRYTISTMERSGDSFATCTVDAEQPKDGAGIGTGRYVPTAIATAADIRPAAEALRDIARELGSFRVAACANIASKLSMCDEAGEVLASTVFGWPASKEQWWRKPLLALSSPLPFACRYESEPFWINALGIHTRAPNPLLDQIDLSHFSDEVNASAAIVVPVHLPFGQIGAVSFTPLDGNREDLSREFVLYSDQLEYHARRFISGYSRVTMQRPWIPRNCRLSKREVECLRWAAVGKTDVEIAMILERSCATVRFHIHNAATKLEAVNRSQTVFKATQLGFLGNVAAISPRSSNPENLAHN